The genomic DNA CTTCAGCAGCCCTGGCGGCAGCCCGGTCCACACCGGCTCGCGCGCCGCGCCGTCCTGGTCGGCAGTCCCCGTTTCCATGCCGCAAGCGTACGTACGAGAGACTGTGTCCATGACTCCCACGACGGAGACCATGGTCGGGATCGGCGGCGCCGCGGAGAGCACCGACATGGTGCTCAACATCGGCCCCCAGCACCCCTCCACGCACGGAGTGCTGCGGCTGCGGCTCGTCCTGGACGGCGAGCGCATCCAGCACGCGGAGCCGGTCATCGGCTACATGCACCGGGGCGCCGAGAAGCTCTTCGAGGCGCGCGACTACCGCCAGATCATCATGCTCGCCAACCGCCACGACTGGCTGTCGGCGTTCTCGAACGAACTGGGCGTCGTCCTCGCGGTGGAGCGCATGCTCGGCATGGAGGTCCCCCCGCGCGCGGTGTGGACGCGCACCCTGCTCGCCGAGCTGAACCGGGTGCTCAACCACCTGATGTTCCTGGGGTCCTACCCCCTGGAACTCGGCGGCATCACCCCGGTGTTCTACGCGTTCCGGGAGCGCGAGGTCCTCCAGAACGTCATGGAGGAGGTCTCCGGCGGGCGCATGCACTACATGTTCAACCGCGTGGGCGGCCTCAAGGAGGACCTGCCTGCCGGATGGGCCTCACGCGCGCGTGAAGCCGTCGCCGCGGTGCGCTCCCGGATGGACCGCTTCGACGACCTGGTGCTCGGCAACGAGATCTTCCGGGGGCGGACCCGGGGAGTCGGTGCGCTGTCGGCGGAGGCCGTGCACGCCTACGGAGTGAGCGGGCCCATCGCGCGCGCCTCGGGCGTCGACTTCGACCTGCGGCGCGACGAGCCGTACCTCGCGTACGGCGAACTCCAGGACACCCTCAAGGTCGTCACGCGCCAGGAGGGCGACTGTCTCGCCCGCTTCGAGGTGCTCCTGGAGCAGACCCACAACGCGCTCGACCTCGCGGACGCCTGCCTCGACCGGCTCGCCGCGCTGGAGCCCGGCCCGATCAACCAGCGGCTCCCGAAGGTCCTCAAGGCGCCCGAGGGGCACACGTACGCGTGGACCGAGAACCCGCTCGGCATCAACGGCTACTACCTCGTCAGCAAGGGCGAGAAGACCCCGTACCGGTTGAAGCTGCGCTCGGCGTCCTACAACAACATCCAGGCGCTCGCGGTGCTGCTCCCGGGGACGCTGGTGGCGGACATGGTGGCGATCCTGGGGTCGTTGTTCTTCGTGGTCGGGGACATCGACAAGTAGCCCGGGACTTCGACAAGCAATCGACAAGTAGAGGCTGTTCACGGTTCGTCGAGCGGGTCCGGAATTCCAACCGACTGGACGAGCCAGCCGAAGTCGCCGAGTCCGCCCGTCGCCGTGAGTTCGGCCGCCTCGCCGGCGCCCGCGAGGGCGCGGACGTAGCCGGTCGGGTCGGTGGAGGCCAGTGTGAGCGGGGGGCGCGCGCCTGTGACGCCGAGGGCGCGCAGGGCGGCGCGTTGGGTGAGCAGGCGTACGCCGGGGAGCGTGCCCGCTGTCGTGGCCGCCGTAGCACCCGCTTGCGCGCAGGCGTCCAGGGCGACGTGGGCCGTGATGTCGCACGAGCCGTCCGGGACGGGTGCCGTCTCGCGGCCCTCGCGGAAGCCGGTGAGGGTGCCGAACGGGGGGCGGGTGTCCCTGGTGTGCGCGTAGTCGACGGCGACCGCGAGGCCCCGGTCGACGCCGGCGACGGCGGACGCCCAGGCCGTGTCCCTGGGGAGGCCGATCTCGGCGCGCAGCCCCTCCTCGGGCGCCTGCGGCCACCACCGCGCGAGCCACGCGGCCTCCGCGCCGGAGAGGGGCTCCCCGAGCCGCTCGGTCCCGTCCTCCCGTACGAGCACGAGCCGCGGTACGCCGCCGGAGTCCACCTCGGCGACCTCCACGGGCACGTTGTCGAGCCACTCGTTGGCGAACAGCAGCCCGGTGATCCCCTTCGGTGGCTCGGCCAGCCACTCGACACGGGGATCGAGTCCTTCGGGGCGGTCGGCGATCTCGACGGCGTACGCACGCACGCGTGCGGCCACTCCGGCGGGCAGCGCGGCCAGCACGCCGGCCGTCAGCTCACCGCGGCCCGCGGCCAGGTCCACGAAGTCCAGCGCGGCCGGCTCGTCCAGGGCCTCGTCCACCCGGCACAGCAGCCGCGCCACGGCCCCGGCGAACATCGCCGACGCGTGCACCGACGTACGGAAGTGTCCGGCCGGTCCCTCGGGCCTGCGGTAGAACCCCTGAGGCCCGTAGAGGGCCTTTTCCGTCGCCGCCCGCCAGCCGCGCCACCGGCCCGTGGTGTCTTCCGTCACGTGGTCAGACTAAGTGCACAGGACAACGGGGCCTCCACCTTGGGGAGTACGCGGGGCGTATACGGATCGGTCCTCCGGTTGACCCCGGCACACTTCACGCGTCCCTACGCTGGGTTACGTGCAGCGCCTCTATGACTTCCTCCGCAGACACCCGACATGGGTCGACACCTTCTGGGCTGTCTTCCTGCTGGGGCTGAGCGGCGTGAGCATCGCGAGTACCAGCTATGTGTCGGGCCGGCACGGGACGGCCGCCGGGGCGCTCGCGGCGTCCGCCGTGATGTGTGTGGCGATCGCGCTGCGCCGCCGCTGGCCGGAGAAGATGCTCGTCCTGGCCGGGGCGACGGGCCTGGTGCAGCTTGTCCTCGACATCGAGCCCGTGGTGGCCGACTTCGCCATGTTGGTGATCGTCTACACGGTCGCCGCGGTCGGTGCCCGCTGGGCCTCCCGCTTCGCCCTGGCCTCCGGTCTGTCCGCGGCGACCCTGGCACAGATCCGCTGGCCCCAGGAACACACCAGTTCCGCCGGGCTGATCGCGCTGGCGATCTTCCAGACGGTGCCGTTCGCGCTGGCCTGGGTGCTCGGTGACTCGATGCGCACCCGGCGCGCGTACTTCGCGCAACTGGAGGAGCGTGCCGCCCGGCTGGAGAAGGAGCGCGAGGCGCAGGCGAAGGTCGCGGTCGCCGCCGAGCGCGCCCGGATCGCGCGTGAGCTGCACGACGTGGTCGCGCACAACGTGTCGGTGATGGTGGTCCAGGCCGACGGCGCCGCCTATGTCCTCGACTCCGCGCCGGACCAGGCGAAGAAGGCCCTGGAGACGATCTCCTCCACCGGCCGCCAGGCCCTCGCCGAGATGCGCCGCCTGCTGGGCGTGCTGCGCACCGGCGAGCACAAGGAGGCCGGCGAGTACGTGCCGCAGCCGGACGTCGAGCAGATCGACGACCTGGTCGAGCAGTGCCGTACGTCCGGACTGCCCGTCGACTTCAAGGTCGAGGGCACCCCGCGCCCGCTGCCCAGCGGCGTCGAGCTGACCGCCTACCGGATCGTCCAGGAGGCGCTCACCAACACCCGCAAGCACGGCGGCCCGAACACGGGCGCCAGCGTGCGGCTGGTCTACTTCGACGACGGCCTCGGGCTGCTCGTCGAGGACGACGGCAAGGGCGCCCCGCACGAGCTGTACGAGGAGGGCGGCGCCGACGGCCAGGGGCATGGTCTGATCGGTATGCGTGAGCGGGTGGGCATGGTCGGGGGCACGCTGGACGCGGGCCCGCGGCCGGGCGGCGGCTTCCGCATCAGCGCGCTGCTGCCGCTGAAACCCGCGCACTGACCTTTCGTACGCCGAGTACTGACACCTGTAACGACTTGTTGAACGGCCTGTTGAACCGATTGTTGAACGATCCTGCTGATGGAACGGAAGAGGACCCGATGGCGATCCGCGTGATGCTCGTCGACGACCAGGTGCTGCTGCGCACCGGTTTCCGGATGGTGCTCGCCGCCCAGCCGGACATGGAGGTCGTCGCGGAGGCGGGCGACGGCGTCGAGGCGCTTCAGGTGCTGGCCGCGACCACGGTCGACGTGGTGCTGATGGACGTCCGCATGCCGAAGCTGGACGGGGTGGAGACCACCCGCCGCATCTGCCAGGGCGAGAACCCGCCGAAGGTGCTGATCCTGACCACCTTCGACCTCGACGAGTACGCCTTCTCCGGGCTGAAGGCCGGCGCCTCCGGCTTCATGCTCAAGGACGTGCCGCCCGGCGAGCTCCTCACCGCGATCCGCTCCGTGCACAGCGGGGACGCCGTGGTGGCGCCCTCGACGACCCGCCGCCTCCTGGACCGCTTCGCCCCGATGCTGCCCGCCACCGGCAAGGAGCCGCAGCACAAGGAGCTGGAGCGGCTCACCGAGCGCGAGCGCGAGGTCATGATCCTCGTCGCCCAGGGCCTGTCCAACGGCGAGATCGCGGCCCGTCTGGTGTTGTCCGAGGCGACCGTGAAGACCCACGTCGGCCGCATCCTGACCAAGCTCGGCCTGCGGGACCGGGTGCAGGTGGTGGTCCTGGCGTACGAGACGGGGCTGGTGCGGGCGGGCGGGCACGGCTGATCGGCCCTGGCCGCCGTCGGCGGCCGCCGGCCCCTCGTGGTCGGCCGTCTGTCGGGGCCAGTGGTCGGGCGACTGGCGGCTGCCTTCCGCCGGCCGTCCGAGGATCTGGCGGCTATCTGAGGATGCCCTCCAGGAAGTCGCTGCCCAGGCGGGCCACCATCGTGACGTCCAGTTGGTGCAGGACGTAGCGGCCGCGGCGGCGGGTGGTGATCAGGCCGGCCTTCTTCAGGACGCCGAGGTGGCGGGATATCTCGGGGGCGGTCATGCCGTGCACCTGGGTCAGCTCGCTGGTGGTGAACGCGCTGCGGGCCAGGCTGCGGCACAGGCGCATGCGGACCGGGTGGGACAGGGCGGTCATCCGCAGGGTCAACTGGTCCAGGGAGGTCGGTGCGGCGAGCTTGGGCGTGTTGTGCACGGGGTAGTGCACGACGGGCTGCCAGCCGTACCGGTACAGGACCGTCAGGTGCGGCCAGCCCAGGGCCGTGGGCACCAGGAGGAGGCCGCCGTCCTGTGTGGCCGTGCGGCCGGTGCCGAGTTTGTCGACCGTGATGCGTGTGGCGGCCTCGTCGAGGGTCACCGCGGTGGATATCGACGTCAGCGCCTCCGCCAGGCCCTTGCGGTGCAGGAGGTCCGTCTTGTGGCGGGCGTCGGTGGCGAGTTGGGGGTGCATCCGGGACCAGGTGTCCGCGAAGAACGCCTCGTCGCAGTCCTCCAGGAACTGCCGCAGCCAGGCCCTGGTGCGCGGCGGATCGGCCAACAGCCGCTCGGTGAACGCCAGTTGATGCGGGCCGCGCGCTGCCGCCTGCTCCAGGGCGCGCCGCCGGATCCCTGCGTCGGTGAGCGGGCCGGGTCCGCCCGTGCTGTAGGAGATCGCGCAGGTGGTGAACTCCATCGCCGCGTCCACGAACTGCTCGTCCGTCAGCTTGTCCAGCAGGTCCAGCTCCTCGGCGAGCGTGGCCCCGGGGAGCGTGCTTTGGCCCGGGATGCCCGCGTACGGCAGGAACAGGTCGGAGAACGTCGACCGCCACAGGAAGTCCGCCTCGCACATCCGGTCGGCCAGATGCGGATCGAGCCGGGCGGTCACTCCGGTCACCCAGCCCTGGAGGCCCGGATGGTGCCCCGGCTCGGACATGGCGTGCAGCGCCATGCACAGCTCGCCCAGCGGCGAGGGCGCGAAGGTGATCCGCTCCGGCCGCAGCCCGGTGATGTCGATGTGCACGCTCATGTCCTCAATCGTGCACCCCGCCACTGACAACGCCCCCTCGTTTGACGGCGCCCGTCAATCGACGCGACAGCCCCCGGCCGGCGGCGCAGCCTGGAGACATGAGCATCACCCAGCAGTACTTCCTCGACACCTACCGGGCCCAGCGGCTCGGCGAGGCCCCGCCGCCCCCACCCGGCACCCACGACTGGCGGACCGCCCGCGAGCTCCGCGGCTACTGGCAGTTCCGCGCGGTCGTCGCGGAACGCCCGGCCCACGGTCGGCTACGGCGGACCCTGGGCAGGTGGCTGCACCCGCACGCGCGCTCGGCTTGCTGACGGCGTGCAGGTGCGGTTGCCG from Streptomyces sp. NBC_01478 includes the following:
- a CDS encoding NADH-quinone oxidoreductase subunit D; protein product: MTPTTETMVGIGGAAESTDMVLNIGPQHPSTHGVLRLRLVLDGERIQHAEPVIGYMHRGAEKLFEARDYRQIIMLANRHDWLSAFSNELGVVLAVERMLGMEVPPRAVWTRTLLAELNRVLNHLMFLGSYPLELGGITPVFYAFREREVLQNVMEEVSGGRMHYMFNRVGGLKEDLPAGWASRAREAVAAVRSRMDRFDDLVLGNEIFRGRTRGVGALSAEAVHAYGVSGPIARASGVDFDLRRDEPYLAYGELQDTLKVVTRQEGDCLARFEVLLEQTHNALDLADACLDRLAALEPGPINQRLPKVLKAPEGHTYAWTENPLGINGYYLVSKGEKTPYRLKLRSASYNNIQALAVLLPGTLVADMVAILGSLFFVVGDIDK
- a CDS encoding SAM-dependent methyltransferase, with the translated sequence MTEDTTGRWRGWRAATEKALYGPQGFYRRPEGPAGHFRTSVHASAMFAGAVARLLCRVDEALDEPAALDFVDLAAGRGELTAGVLAALPAGVAARVRAYAVEIADRPEGLDPRVEWLAEPPKGITGLLFANEWLDNVPVEVAEVDSGGVPRLVLVREDGTERLGEPLSGAEAAWLARWWPQAPEEGLRAEIGLPRDTAWASAVAGVDRGLAVAVDYAHTRDTRPPFGTLTGFREGRETAPVPDGSCDITAHVALDACAQAGATAATTAGTLPGVRLLTQRAALRALGVTGARPPLTLASTDPTGYVRALAGAGEAAELTATGGLGDFGWLVQSVGIPDPLDEP
- a CDS encoding sensor histidine kinase, whose amino-acid sequence is MQRLYDFLRRHPTWVDTFWAVFLLGLSGVSIASTSYVSGRHGTAAGALAASAVMCVAIALRRRWPEKMLVLAGATGLVQLVLDIEPVVADFAMLVIVYTVAAVGARWASRFALASGLSAATLAQIRWPQEHTSSAGLIALAIFQTVPFALAWVLGDSMRTRRAYFAQLEERAARLEKEREAQAKVAVAAERARIARELHDVVAHNVSVMVVQADGAAYVLDSAPDQAKKALETISSTGRQALAEMRRLLGVLRTGEHKEAGEYVPQPDVEQIDDLVEQCRTSGLPVDFKVEGTPRPLPSGVELTAYRIVQEALTNTRKHGGPNTGASVRLVYFDDGLGLLVEDDGKGAPHELYEEGGADGQGHGLIGMRERVGMVGGTLDAGPRPGGGFRISALLPLKPAH
- a CDS encoding response regulator transcription factor, encoding MAIRVMLVDDQVLLRTGFRMVLAAQPDMEVVAEAGDGVEALQVLAATTVDVVLMDVRMPKLDGVETTRRICQGENPPKVLILTTFDLDEYAFSGLKAGASGFMLKDVPPGELLTAIRSVHSGDAVVAPSTTRRLLDRFAPMLPATGKEPQHKELERLTEREREVMILVAQGLSNGEIAARLVLSEATVKTHVGRILTKLGLRDRVQVVVLAYETGLVRAGGHG
- a CDS encoding DUF5937 family protein — translated: MSVHIDITGLRPERITFAPSPLGELCMALHAMSEPGHHPGLQGWVTGVTARLDPHLADRMCEADFLWRSTFSDLFLPYAGIPGQSTLPGATLAEELDLLDKLTDEQFVDAAMEFTTCAISYSTGGPGPLTDAGIRRRALEQAAARGPHQLAFTERLLADPPRTRAWLRQFLEDCDEAFFADTWSRMHPQLATDARHKTDLLHRKGLAEALTSISTAVTLDEAATRITVDKLGTGRTATQDGGLLLVPTALGWPHLTVLYRYGWQPVVHYPVHNTPKLAAPTSLDQLTLRMTALSHPVRMRLCRSLARSAFTTSELTQVHGMTAPEISRHLGVLKKAGLITTRRRGRYVLHQLDVTMVARLGSDFLEGILR